The Candidatus Wallbacteria bacterium genomic interval GAGGTCTGCAGCCAGATCTGTCAACAGCATTCTGACCGCCACTTACTGGGAAATCGGGCGCAATATTGTGGAATTTGAGCAGGGCGGTAAAGAACGGGCAGTATATGGAGAGGCTTTGCTGTTGATGCTGTCCCGTGATCTGAGTGCAAGATACGGGCGGGGATTTTCTCGTTCTAATCTCCAGCAGATGCGCTTGTTTTACCATGGCTGGAGAATATGCCAGACAGCGTCTGGCATATTTGAAGCCCGGGCGACTTATTCTGGCACAGCAAGGAAATCAGAGAACGCTAAAGTCGAGAAGAAATATGAGAAATCTACAGTATCTCCCGTACTGTTCCCACTCACCTGGTCGCATTATGTGAGGCTGATGTCAGTGGAATGTTCTCCGGCCAGAGCTTTCTATGAGAACGAGGCAATCAGAGGCGGCTGGTCGGTGCGGCAGCTTGACCGTCAGATCAGCACTCAGTTCTTCGAACGCACGACCATCTCAAAACGGCGGCATGTAATGCTTAGGCGAGGTCAACAGGCTAAATCTGAAGACTCTGTGTCAGTGGAAGACGAAGTGCGCAACCCATATCTGCTTGAATTTCTCAATCTTAAGGATGAGTATGGCGAATCATCGCTGGAAGAGGCACTTGTCCGTCATCTGGAATGGTTTCTACTCGAACTGGGACCAGGGTTCACATTCGTGGCCAGACAGAAGCGAATCCGCGTCGGCACAGTGTGGTATCGGATCGACCTTCTGCTGTACCACAGAGTCTTGCGCTGCCTCGTGATCATTGATCTGAAAAGGGGCGCATTTTCCCATGCCGACGCAGGACAGATGAATCTATACCTGAATTTTGTCAAGGAGCATCTGACACTGCCTGGAGAAAATGACCCGATCGGCATCATACTCTGCAGCGAGCGAGACAACACAGTTGTTAAATACGCCACAGGAGGCATCAAGGCCAGTGTCTTTGCCTCGAAATACCTGACCTCGCTGCCGGACGCAGAAACATTGCGTCATGAAATTGTCACGGCGCAGGCGGTGATTCAATTAAGGCGAAAGGAGAGCAAATGACGAGAAAAATTAGGGGCAGGTCTTGAAAATTAGCGTTCCGTTGAATAAACAATGCCAGACCCGCACTTTGCACATCAAACTGCCAGGTTGGAAGACAGGCCGGAAATGTGTAGAATAAAAGAACTGGATTAATG includes:
- a CDS encoding PDDEXK nuclease domain-containing protein, whose translation is MIKENDAQLPCSEEKYSILLGEIAVLLEQARRSAARSVNSILTATYWEIGRNIVEFEQGGKERAVYGEALLLMLSRDLSARYGRGFSRSNLQQMRLFYHGWRICQTASGIFEARATYSGTARKSENAKVEKKYEKSTVSPVLFPLTWSHYVRLMSVECSPARAFYENEAIRGGWSVRQLDRQISTQFFERTTISKRRHVMLRRGQQAKSEDSVSVEDEVRNPYLLEFLNLKDEYGESSLEEALVRHLEWFLLELGPGFTFVARQKRIRVGTVWYRIDLLLYHRVLRCLVIIDLKRGAFSHADAGQMNLYLNFVKEHLTLPGENDPIGIILCSERDNTVVKYATGGIKASVFASKYLTSLPDAETLRHEIVTAQAVIQLRRKESK